From Halanaeroarchaeum sulfurireducens, a single genomic window includes:
- the proC gene encoding pyrroline-5-carboxylate reductase: MVEVSVIGCGHLGSAVIRGLAKSDNHTITACDLDEDALDAVEPHVDRTTKEVREAASAPVVILAVRPQTVSPVLNQLQMSPEQTLLSFAAAVPTDFIEERTGGTVVRGMPNLAVETGSTAAAVTAEGDEDVRNILDDLGKYVVVDESLMDIATALNGSGPAFVFYLIKIMAAAGVESGLAEDDAARLAAQTFKGAAEIVLQSEESLDHLIDAVTSEGGTTIEGMEVLRESEVDDVMERTIRAAEERSIEITNDFERD; encoded by the coding sequence ATGGTCGAGGTTAGCGTCATCGGATGTGGACACCTGGGAAGCGCAGTGATACGAGGGCTGGCGAAAAGCGACAATCACACGATAACGGCGTGTGATCTCGACGAGGACGCGCTCGATGCCGTGGAACCCCACGTGGACCGGACCACGAAGGAGGTTCGGGAGGCGGCGTCTGCGCCGGTCGTGATCCTTGCAGTCAGGCCGCAGACCGTCTCGCCGGTCCTCAACCAACTCCAGATGAGTCCTGAGCAGACGCTGCTCTCGTTCGCAGCAGCAGTCCCCACGGACTTCATCGAGGAACGGACGGGAGGCACCGTCGTCCGAGGAATGCCCAACCTGGCCGTCGAGACGGGATCGACGGCTGCCGCTGTGACCGCGGAGGGCGACGAGGACGTCAGGAACATCCTCGACGACCTGGGAAAGTACGTGGTCGTCGACGAGTCGCTCATGGACATCGCGACCGCCCTCAACGGCAGCGGGCCAGCCTTCGTGTTCTATCTCATCAAGATCATGGCCGCGGCCGGAGTGGAAAGCGGCCTTGCGGAGGACGACGCGGCACGGCTCGCCGCCCAGACGTTCAAAGGGGCCGCGGAGATCGTACTGCAATCCGAGGAGAGCCTGGACCACCTCATCGACGCCGTCACCTCGGAAGGCGGAACGACCATCGAGGGGATGGAGGTCCTCCGCGAGAGCGAGGTCGACGACGTCATGGAACGAACGATTCGCGCCGCGGAAGAACGCTCCATCGAGATCACCAATGACTTCGAACGCGATTGA
- the proB gene encoding glutamate 5-kinase — protein sequence MTSNAIERIDAEQVETTRRQAAEAERVIVKAGTNSLTDEASKLDDDKLEKLVDDIEDLLERGKEVLLVSSGAIGAGKGHVDLPTETIENRQAASTVGQSHLMRRYTESFERHDRKTAQILLTQEDLSDPGRFTNFHNTVETLLDWGVVPIINENDAIATAELQIGDNDILSASVAIGIEADALVTLTDVDGVYTANPKVDPGAEPIEAVGRNYDQVHQLVETSSSGGFGGIKTKVEGAREANEHGIPAIIARSTTEDVLEKIAGGEPVGTIFVPVDDDTND from the coding sequence ATGACTTCGAACGCGATTGAACGGATCGACGCAGAGCAGGTCGAAACCACCCGGCGGCAGGCAGCCGAGGCGGAACGAGTGATCGTCAAGGCCGGGACGAACTCGCTCACCGACGAGGCTTCGAAACTCGACGACGACAAACTCGAAAAACTCGTCGACGACATCGAGGACCTCCTCGAACGGGGAAAAGAAGTGCTCCTGGTCTCGTCGGGGGCGATCGGCGCGGGAAAGGGCCACGTCGATCTCCCGACCGAGACGATCGAGAACCGGCAGGCGGCGTCGACGGTCGGCCAGAGCCACCTGATGCGTCGCTACACCGAGAGTTTCGAACGACACGACAGGAAAACCGCCCAGATCCTCCTGACACAGGAGGACCTCTCGGACCCCGGGCGGTTCACGAATTTCCACAATACCGTCGAGACACTGCTCGACTGGGGCGTCGTCCCCATCATCAACGAAAACGACGCGATCGCCACCGCGGAACTCCAGATCGGGGACAACGACATCCTGTCGGCGTCGGTGGCCATCGGGATCGAAGCTGATGCGCTCGTGACCCTCACGGACGTCGACGGGGTCTACACGGCGAACCCGAAAGTCGACCCGGGCGCTGAACCGATCGAGGCCGTCGGACGCAACTACGACCAGGTACACCAGCTCGTGGAGACGAGTTCGAGCGGCGGGTTCGGCGGGATCAAAACCAAAGTGGAAGGGGCCCGAGAGGCGAACGAACACGGAATCCCCGCCATCATTGCGCGATCGACGACCGAAGATGTCCTCGAAAAAATCGCCGGCGGCGAACCGGTCGGGACGATATTCGTCCCGGTCGACGACGATACCAATGACTGA
- a CDS encoding glutamate-5-semialdehyde dehydrogenase translates to MTDTDTVTKVEDAQIAALELAQTTNEQRSEALRSLADALDDNRSAILEANARDVDEAETMLEQGEYSQVLVDRLKLDDDKIDTIIEMVRSVADQDDPLGETLEARKLDDGLELYKVSVPIGVVGSVFESRPDALVQIASLSLKSGNAAILKGGSEALHSNRVLYDIIREATADLVEGWVHLVEAHEAVDAVLEMDEAIDLLMPRGSTEFVRYIQDNTKIPVLGHTEGVCHVYVDVAADREMATDVAYDAKVQYPAVCNAAETLLVHEEIASEFLPAIAEEYEAAGVEMRGDERTRSILDVDEATQTDWQTEYGDLIISIKVVDSLPDAVDHVNSYGSKHTETIVTDNAENADVFMQGVDAASVFHNASTRFADGYRYGLGAEVGISTGKIHARGPVGLDGLTTDKYYLEGDGQRVASYAGPDATQFTHEPIEGDWDPGRLSDE, encoded by the coding sequence ATGACTGACACAGACACCGTCACGAAAGTCGAAGACGCACAGATAGCGGCTCTCGAACTGGCACAGACCACGAACGAACAACGAAGCGAGGCGCTCCGATCGCTCGCCGACGCACTCGACGACAACCGGTCGGCAATCCTCGAAGCGAACGCCCGGGACGTCGATGAAGCCGAAACGATGCTGGAGCAAGGGGAGTACAGCCAGGTACTGGTCGATCGACTGAAACTGGACGACGACAAGATCGACACTATCATCGAGATGGTCCGGAGCGTGGCGGACCAGGACGACCCGCTGGGGGAGACTCTCGAGGCCCGAAAGCTCGACGACGGACTCGAACTATACAAGGTGAGCGTCCCGATCGGGGTCGTCGGCAGCGTCTTCGAATCGCGCCCTGATGCGCTGGTCCAGATCGCCTCACTGAGTCTGAAATCCGGGAACGCGGCCATCCTGAAGGGTGGAAGCGAAGCCCTCCACTCGAATCGCGTGCTCTACGACATCATTCGGGAGGCGACCGCCGATCTCGTCGAGGGATGGGTCCATCTCGTCGAGGCTCACGAGGCGGTCGACGCCGTTCTCGAGATGGACGAGGCGATCGATCTCCTCATGCCGCGGGGAAGCACGGAGTTCGTGCGATACATCCAGGATAATACCAAAATACCCGTCCTGGGGCACACGGAGGGCGTCTGTCACGTCTACGTGGACGTGGCGGCGGATCGCGAGATGGCGACCGACGTGGCGTACGACGCGAAAGTACAGTACCCCGCCGTCTGTAATGCGGCCGAGACGCTCCTCGTGCACGAGGAAATCGCATCGGAGTTCCTTCCGGCGATCGCCGAGGAGTACGAGGCGGCGGGCGTCGAGATGCGAGGCGACGAGCGAACCCGCTCGATACTGGACGTGGACGAGGCCACACAGACGGACTGGCAGACGGAGTACGGCGACCTGATCATCTCCATCAAGGTCGTGGATTCGCTCCCCGATGCCGTCGACCACGTGAACAGCTACGGATCGAAACATACCGAGACGATCGTCACCGATAACGCCGAGAACGCGGACGTCTTCATGCAGGGCGTGGACGCCGCCAGCGTGTTCCACAACGCCTCGACGCGGTTCGCCGACGGGTATCGCTATGGACTCGGCGCCGAGGTCGGAATCAGCACGGGAAAGATCCACGCTCGCGGTCCGGTCGGACTGGATGGGCTCACGACCGACAAGTACTACCTCGAGGGGGACGGCCAGCGGGTGGCAAGCTACGCCGGCCCCGATGCTACCCAATTCACGCACGAACCGATCGAAGGGGACTGGGACCCAGGTCGGCTTTCGGACGAATAA
- a CDS encoding inositol monophosphatase family protein → MSRSADRVETAERAARAGAAVACESFRSDIEVETKTGKTDVVTQADRDAQSRVVDVIEETFPGEPIVGEEGDELKSVPDEGPAWIVDPIDGTANFVRGLRTWGTSVAAVVDGESVAAANVFPALEDAYVAGTDETRLNGTPVRVSDRRDPETFTVVPTTWWPRDRRSEYAAAFRGIVETFGDARRFGCSQASLSMVASGQVEGVVSNRRAHPWDTVAGVHMIRRAGGTVTDLDGEPWTPTDGGLVASNDTAHETVLTAARAIGRARSAE, encoded by the coding sequence ATGAGCAGGTCTGCAGACCGGGTCGAGACCGCCGAGCGCGCCGCCCGGGCGGGCGCGGCCGTCGCGTGTGAGTCCTTCAGATCGGATATCGAGGTCGAGACCAAAACCGGGAAAACCGACGTGGTCACGCAGGCCGATCGCGACGCGCAGTCACGCGTCGTCGACGTCATCGAAGAGACCTTTCCCGGCGAGCCCATCGTCGGTGAGGAGGGAGACGAACTTAAATCGGTTCCAGACGAGGGACCCGCCTGGATCGTCGACCCGATCGACGGCACGGCGAACTTCGTCCGTGGGCTCCGGACCTGGGGAACGTCGGTGGCTGCCGTCGTGGACGGCGAATCGGTCGCCGCAGCGAACGTCTTTCCAGCCCTCGAGGATGCCTACGTCGCCGGAACTGACGAGACGAGACTCAATGGCACTCCCGTGCGTGTGAGCGACAGACGCGATCCGGAGACGTTCACCGTCGTTCCGACGACCTGGTGGCCCCGGGACCGGCGTTCGGAATACGCGGCCGCGTTCCGGGGAATCGTGGAGACATTCGGGGACGCACGGCGGTTCGGCTGCTCGCAGGCGAGTCTCTCGATGGTCGCGAGCGGGCAGGTCGAGGGCGTCGTCTCGAATCGACGAGCCCACCCGTGGGATACCGTCGCAGGCGTGCACATGATCCGTCGTGCCGGCGGGACTGTCACGGACCTCGACGGCGAACCGTGGACGCCGACCGACGGTGGTCTCGTGGCCTCCAACGACACAGCGCACGAGACGGTCCTGACGGCTGCGCGGGCCATCGGTCGAGCCCGATCGGCCGAGTGA
- a CDS encoding Lrp/AsnC family transcriptional regulator, producing the protein MDLDDTDRAILRELQRNARTPYSEIARRIDMSSATVHDRVKRMEEEGVIRGYHADIDPTAVDLSVEAVIGFRIEQGRSSETLDRLEDLEEVQEVLLTTGEWDALVQLVARDTNALRTLMFDRISSIEGVERTQTMVVLGHEYDATELPL; encoded by the coding sequence ATGGACCTCGATGACACGGATCGGGCCATCCTGCGTGAACTACAGCGAAACGCGCGGACGCCGTATAGCGAGATCGCACGTCGAATCGACATGTCCAGCGCGACCGTCCACGACCGCGTCAAGCGAATGGAGGAAGAGGGCGTAATCCGTGGGTATCACGCGGACATCGACCCGACGGCCGTCGACCTCTCCGTCGAAGCGGTCATCGGCTTTCGCATCGAACAGGGACGATCGTCGGAGACCCTGGACCGTCTCGAGGACCTCGAAGAGGTGCAGGAGGTGCTATTGACGACGGGGGAATGGGACGCCCTCGTCCAGCTGGTCGCGAGGGATACGAACGCGTTACGCACACTGATGTTCGACCGGATTTCGAGCATCGAGGGCGTCGAGCGCACCCAGACGATGGTCGTCCTGGGTCACGAATACGACGCGACGGAACTACCGCTATAA
- a CDS encoding DUF63 family protein: MFPETTTERAWTAAVIGIVAALVGGSLLFPDLVYGSFVWQYFWGPVYADAHNAACAAWNGGTPQLYASSGACEAATGPTAYPGYTVVSEIGYGLTLIGSLSGLVFLLRRLDIGDRIAFIYPLVPFMLFGGALRVVEDAMDSVPAGVEAAIQYPWNTLIISPLIYFTVFFFTLAALLASVWLDRKGTTETYEWPLAGFGTAMLAATLGYLVWLSVTTDFVAFHPIFTILTMGLALVIAVGLWVPIRRWFPWIAAGTPRLGAVVLWAHAVDGVSNVLGIDWGAELGLPNDLVPKHPVNRAVVDVGETVIPESIASIIGTAWPFLLVKIAAALIIIALFDEEMYDEGPRFTTLLLIAIIAVGLGPGTRDMLRATFGV, translated from the coding sequence ATGTTCCCTGAAACGACGACCGAACGGGCGTGGACGGCTGCTGTGATCGGCATCGTCGCCGCCCTCGTCGGTGGGTCGCTTCTGTTCCCTGATCTCGTGTACGGCAGTTTCGTCTGGCAGTACTTCTGGGGGCCGGTGTACGCGGACGCCCACAACGCGGCCTGTGCAGCCTGGAACGGGGGAACCCCACAGCTGTACGCCTCGAGTGGGGCCTGCGAGGCCGCCACGGGGCCGACAGCCTATCCCGGGTACACGGTCGTCTCGGAGATCGGCTATGGGCTCACGCTGATCGGGTCGCTGTCCGGTCTGGTCTTTTTGCTTCGCCGTCTCGACATCGGCGATCGGATCGCTTTCATCTACCCGCTCGTCCCGTTCATGCTGTTCGGCGGCGCCCTCCGAGTCGTCGAGGACGCGATGGACAGCGTCCCCGCTGGCGTGGAGGCCGCCATCCAGTACCCCTGGAACACGCTCATCATCAGCCCACTCATTTACTTCACCGTCTTCTTTTTCACCCTCGCTGCGCTGCTCGCGAGCGTCTGGCTCGATCGCAAGGGGACAACAGAGACGTACGAGTGGCCACTCGCCGGCTTCGGGACGGCGATGCTCGCCGCGACACTGGGCTATCTCGTCTGGCTGTCTGTGACGACGGATTTCGTCGCCTTCCACCCGATATTTACAATCCTGACGATGGGGCTCGCTCTGGTCATCGCCGTCGGCCTGTGGGTACCGATCCGACGCTGGTTCCCGTGGATTGCCGCCGGAACGCCGCGTCTGGGGGCGGTCGTCCTCTGGGCCCACGCGGTGGACGGCGTCTCGAACGTCCTCGGCATCGACTGGGGTGCGGAACTCGGCCTCCCCAACGATCTGGTCCCAAAGCACCCGGTCAACCGAGCCGTCGTCGACGTGGGAGAGACGGTCATCCCCGAATCCATCGCCAGCATCATCGGGACCGCCTGGCCGTTCCTGCTCGTGAAGATCGCAGCCGCGTTGATCATCATCGCCCTCTTCGACGAGGAGATGTACGATGAGGGGCCGCGATTCACGACGCTGTTGCTCATCGCGATCATCGCGGTGGGACTGGGTCCCGGAACACGAGATATGCTCCGGGCGACCTTTGGCGTTTAG
- a CDS encoding YcaO-like family protein, protein MTVGIVGTGPAVDAVEAAIEEVDVPVETGNVDLVGDVEYAVVVGLAGSDGFRRANELAIEAGIPWIAVEIGGIGGVPVDDIDATVSALDPDVACFECLRSRVHSVGPEETAEPTADRSAVRVAGAHAGQLTVRAIAGENVAGTVLEVPYARRELLAVPHCRCASETSTSIDREVVTRSLDESAARAERAIDDRIGLVTQIGEQASFPAPYYLATLADTTVFSDGAAPERAAGVDSDWDRAFVKALGEGLERYSAAIYREDGFRFDTIEGVDGVSPDSFVRPDDAVDPEPTDELPWVEGVDLSTDETVFLPAEFVHFPPPVETYTTPITTGLGLGNDTVEALLSGLYEVVERDATMIGWYSTFDPLELVVNDDRFDTLSRRARSEDLTVTPLLMTQDVDVPVVTVAVHREEWPSFAVGSAADLNGEKAATDALAEAIQNWMELRNMGRDRAADAEGAIGRYADYPREVRSFTETSGRVDAASVGTDVSLSGTDELDTLLDRVEAADLPAFAASLTPRDVAAIGFETVRVLVPGSQPLFVSDPFFGERARTVPRDLGYEPRLDRPFHPYP, encoded by the coding sequence GTGACCGTCGGAATCGTCGGGACGGGACCAGCAGTCGACGCGGTCGAGGCAGCAATCGAGGAGGTGGACGTTCCCGTCGAAACCGGTAACGTGGACCTCGTCGGTGACGTCGAGTACGCCGTCGTCGTCGGACTGGCCGGAAGCGACGGCTTTCGCCGTGCGAACGAACTGGCAATCGAGGCCGGGATACCGTGGATCGCCGTGGAAATCGGTGGCATCGGTGGCGTGCCCGTGGACGACATCGACGCCACGGTGTCGGCGCTCGACCCGGACGTCGCCTGTTTCGAGTGTCTTCGATCCCGCGTCCATTCCGTCGGACCGGAAGAGACAGCGGAGCCCACAGCAGATCGGAGCGCGGTCCGGGTCGCGGGCGCACACGCGGGGCAACTGACCGTCCGGGCGATAGCGGGCGAGAATGTTGCGGGGACCGTCCTGGAGGTTCCATATGCCCGCCGGGAACTTCTCGCAGTCCCGCACTGTCGGTGCGCCTCGGAGACGAGCACGTCGATCGACCGGGAGGTCGTCACCCGCTCGCTCGACGAATCGGCGGCGCGTGCCGAGCGGGCGATCGACGACCGGATCGGGCTCGTCACTCAGATCGGCGAGCAGGCGTCGTTCCCCGCGCCCTACTATCTCGCGACGCTCGCCGACACGACGGTCTTCTCCGACGGTGCCGCCCCGGAGCGGGCGGCGGGCGTCGACTCGGACTGGGATCGGGCGTTCGTGAAGGCACTCGGCGAAGGTCTCGAACGGTACAGCGCTGCGATCTACCGGGAGGACGGCTTTCGGTTCGACACGATCGAAGGTGTGGACGGCGTCTCGCCCGACAGCTTCGTGCGCCCCGACGACGCGGTCGACCCCGAACCCACCGACGAACTACCGTGGGTCGAAGGGGTCGATCTCTCGACGGACGAGACCGTCTTCTTGCCGGCGGAATTCGTCCACTTCCCGCCGCCGGTGGAAACGTACACCACCCCGATCACGACCGGGCTCGGTCTCGGCAACGACACCGTCGAGGCCCTGCTCTCGGGCCTGTACGAGGTCGTCGAACGGGACGCGACGATGATCGGTTGGTACTCCACGTTCGACCCGCTGGAACTCGTCGTGAACGACGACCGGTTCGACACTCTGTCCCGGCGTGCGCGGAGCGAGGATCTGACCGTCACGCCCCTGTTGATGACACAGGACGTCGACGTCCCGGTCGTCACTGTCGCCGTTCATCGGGAGGAATGGCCCTCCTTCGCGGTCGGGTCCGCGGCGGACCTGAACGGGGAGAAAGCCGCAACCGACGCGCTGGCCGAGGCAATTCAGAACTGGATGGAGTTACGAAACATGGGTCGCGACCGGGCGGCGGACGCCGAAGGTGCGATCGGACGGTACGCGGACTATCCGCGGGAAGTTCGGTCGTTCACGGAGACGTCGGGTCGGGTCGATGCCGCGTCGGTCGGCACCGACGTGTCTCTTTCCGGGACGGACGAACTGGACACACTCCTCGACCGTGTGGAGGCCGCTGATCTACCCGCGTTCGCGGCGTCTCTCACGCCCCGGGACGTCGCCGCTATCGGCTTCGAGACGGTTCGAGTTCTCGTTCCGGGCTCGCAGCCGCTGTTCGTTTCGGACCCGTTCTTCGGTGAGCGTGCCCGGACAGTTCCCCGAGATCTCGGGTACGAACCTCGGCTCGACCGCCCGTTCCACCCCTATCCCTAA
- the tbsP gene encoding transcriptional regulator TbsP, with protein sequence MTAPLLGTAVTEILDAVLDDGPDHFFVVNPSARAFEQLTDAAVAIEGDLPPMRVLADEDVLKDVMADFLVASRAADLLADGTLSLRTLSGDAHCSIIVSEERTVALVEVDELVGGLSTNDAEFVDVTADAVESDWESADSFSVRTPPISEVSETLESAIGDDARADFHAMLDVLDTEGDDEHEVDEVVVSLLVAAKNGVLLYDISKWGEDVGIASKATFSRTKTKLEDVGLVDTEKVPIDVGRPRLRLRLAGGLDPDDDPATVVQSAIDVLSA encoded by the coding sequence ATGACCGCTCCCCTCCTGGGTACCGCCGTGACCGAGATCCTCGACGCGGTACTCGACGACGGCCCAGACCACTTTTTCGTGGTCAATCCATCCGCTAGAGCGTTCGAGCAACTGACGGACGCGGCCGTCGCAATCGAGGGAGACCTCCCTCCGATGCGCGTCCTCGCCGACGAAGACGTGCTCAAGGACGTCATGGCCGATTTTCTGGTCGCGAGTCGCGCCGCCGACCTCCTGGCCGACGGGACGCTGTCTCTCCGGACGTTGTCCGGCGACGCGCACTGTTCGATCATCGTCTCCGAGGAGCGGACCGTCGCGCTGGTCGAGGTCGACGAACTCGTCGGCGGACTCTCGACGAACGACGCCGAGTTCGTCGACGTAACTGCCGATGCCGTCGAATCCGACTGGGAGAGCGCCGACTCCTTCTCCGTGCGGACCCCGCCCATCTCCGAGGTGAGCGAGACGCTCGAGTCGGCGATCGGCGACGACGCACGCGCGGACTTCCATGCGATGCTCGACGTTCTCGATACGGAGGGTGACGACGAACACGAGGTCGATGAAGTCGTGGTCAGCCTGCTCGTGGCGGCGAAAAACGGCGTCCTGCTGTACGACATAAGCAAGTGGGGGGAGGACGTCGGCATCGCGAGCAAGGCGACCTTCTCGCGAACCAAGACGAAACTCGAGGACGTCGGTCTCGTGGACACCGAGAAGGTTCCCATCGACGTCGGCCGGCCACGACTCAGGTTGCGGCTCGCCGGCGGCCTCGACCCGGACGACGACCCCGCAACGGTGGTTCAGTCGGCGATCGACGTGCTCTCGGCGTGA
- the glyA gene encoding serine hydroxymethyltransferase produces the protein MDYETVRSVDPEVADALDGELDRQQNTLSMIASENHVSEAVLEAQGSTLTNKYAEGYPGKRYYAGCENADTVEELAIERAKDLWGAEHVNVQPHSGTQANMGVYFAVLEPGDKILSLDLTHGGHLSHGHPANFAGKLYEVEQYEVDAETGRIDYDAVRERAEAFDPDIVVSGYSAYPREVKWDRIQEAADAVDAYHLADIAHITGLVAADVHASPVGIADFVTGSTHKTIRAGRGGIIMTGEEFADDVDSAVFPGGQGGPLMHNIAGKAVGFKEALQPEFAEYAEQVVANAKAIGERLQEHGFTLVSGGTDTHLVLVDLRDSHPDVSGGDAEAALEAADIVLNANTVPGETRSAFDPSGIRIGTPALTTRGFDEAAMETVADLIARVVDNVDDEAVLSEVSANVDRLTDEFPLYE, from the coding sequence ATGGACTACGAGACCGTACGGTCGGTCGACCCGGAGGTGGCCGACGCACTCGACGGGGAGCTGGATCGTCAGCAGAACACACTCTCGATGATCGCGAGCGAAAATCACGTGAGCGAGGCGGTTTTGGAGGCACAGGGGTCGACGCTCACGAACAAGTACGCCGAGGGCTATCCCGGCAAGCGATACTACGCGGGGTGTGAGAACGCGGATACGGTCGAGGAACTCGCCATCGAACGGGCAAAGGACCTCTGGGGGGCCGAACACGTCAACGTCCAGCCGCACAGCGGCACCCAGGCCAACATGGGCGTGTACTTCGCCGTTCTCGAACCGGGTGATAAGATCCTCTCGCTCGACCTGACCCACGGGGGGCACCTGAGCCACGGCCATCCCGCCAACTTCGCGGGCAAACTCTACGAGGTCGAGCAATACGAGGTCGACGCGGAGACCGGCCGGATCGACTACGACGCGGTGCGCGAGCGCGCGGAAGCGTTCGACCCGGACATCGTCGTCTCGGGGTACTCCGCGTATCCTCGCGAGGTGAAGTGGGACCGCATCCAGGAGGCCGCCGACGCCGTGGACGCCTACCACCTGGCCGACATCGCTCACATCACCGGGCTGGTCGCGGCCGACGTCCACGCCTCGCCCGTCGGGATCGCGGATTTCGTCACCGGGTCGACGCACAAGACGATCCGGGCTGGCCGCGGGGGCATCATCATGACCGGCGAGGAGTTCGCAGACGACGTCGACAGCGCAGTCTTCCCGGGCGGGCAGGGCGGGCCGCTCATGCACAACATCGCCGGCAAGGCGGTCGGGTTCAAGGAGGCCCTCCAGCCGGAGTTTGCCGAGTACGCCGAACAGGTCGTCGCGAACGCGAAGGCGATCGGCGAGCGTCTGCAGGAACACGGGTTCACGCTCGTTTCCGGCGGGACGGACACACATCTGGTCCTCGTCGACCTCCGTGACAGCCATCCCGACGTCTCCGGTGGCGACGCCGAGGCGGCCCTCGAAGCGGCCGATATCGTCCTCAACGCCAACACGGTTCCGGGCGAGACGCGCTCGGCGTTCGATCCGAGCGGCATCCGTATCGGGACGCCCGCGCTGACGACGCGCGGCTTCGACGAGGCGGCGATGGAGACGGTCGCCGACCTCATCGCTCGCGTCGTCGATAACGTCGACGACGAGGCGGTCCTCTCGGAGGTCTCGGCCAACGTCGACCGACTGACCGACGAGTTCCCGCTGTACGAGTAA
- a CDS encoding tetrahydrofolate dehydrogenase/cyclohydrolase catalytic domain-containing protein gives MTTVIDGKAVAADIREQLTNSVETLSGEGETPTLATVLMGNDPASETYVSMKHRDCEELGIEARDVRIDGDAPADELFEAVENLNADPAVNGVLVQMPVPDHVDKQAVLQSIDPEKDVDGFHPENVGRLVAGDARYKPCTPHGIQKLFESIDLDPAGKDVVVVGRSDIVGKPMANLLIQKEDGGNATVTVCHSRTEDLAAKTQAADVVVAAAGVPELIDGSMLSEGVVVIDVGVNRVDADTEKGYELVGDVEYESAAEKASAITPVPGGVGPMTRAMLLYNTVKATSRQEGIPVDLP, from the coding sequence ATGACGACAGTCATCGACGGGAAGGCCGTCGCGGCGGACATCCGCGAGCAGCTCACGAACAGCGTGGAGACGCTCTCGGGAGAGGGCGAGACGCCCACCCTGGCGACCGTTCTGATGGGCAACGACCCAGCCAGCGAGACATACGTCTCGATGAAACACCGCGACTGCGAGGAACTGGGCATCGAGGCCCGGGACGTCCGTATCGACGGCGACGCGCCGGCGGACGAGCTGTTCGAGGCCGTGGAGAATCTCAACGCGGATCCGGCGGTCAACGGGGTTCTCGTCCAGATGCCCGTCCCCGACCACGTCGACAAGCAGGCCGTCCTCCAGTCCATCGACCCGGAAAAGGACGTGGACGGCTTCCATCCCGAGAACGTTGGCCGCCTGGTGGCCGGCGACGCCCGGTACAAGCCATGCACTCCCCACGGTATCCAGAAACTGTTCGAGTCCATCGACCTCGATCCGGCGGGCAAGGACGTCGTGGTCGTCGGACGCTCGGACATCGTCGGCAAGCCGATGGCCAATCTTCTCATCCAGAAGGAAGATGGCGGCAACGCGACCGTAACCGTCTGTCATTCTCGGACGGAAGATCTCGCTGCGAAGACGCAAGCAGCCGACGTCGTCGTCGCGGCGGCTGGCGTCCCGGAACTGATCGACGGCTCGATGCTCTCGGAGGGCGTGGTCGTCATCGACGTGGGGGTCAATCGCGTCGACGCGGACACCGAGAAAGGCTACGAACTGGTCGGCGACGTCGAGTACGAGAGCGCAGCGGAGAAGGCCAGCGCCATCACCCCGGTCCCAGGCGGCGTCGGCCCGATGACGCGGGCCATGTTGCTGTACAACACCGTCAAGGCGACGAGTAGACAGGAAGGGATTCCGGTCGACCTGCCCTAA